Within Amedibacterium intestinale, the genomic segment AATCCTATTGTGTCTGGAAAAGGTGTAAAGGTACTTGAGGAAAACAACATTCAAGTTGTGATAGGAATTTTAGAAATGGAGTGTCAACAGTTAATCAAAGTTTTTAGAAAATATGTTACAAGGCATATTCCTTATGTTTTTATGAAATATGCAATGACAATGGACGGGAAAATAGCAACTTATACAAATCAATCAAAATGGATAAGTGGCGAAAAAGCGAGAAAACAAGTACATCAATTCAGGCATAAGGTTACTGCGATCATGGTAGGAGTGAATACCGTTATTCAAGATGACCCTTTACTGACATGCCGATTAGAAAACGGGGAAAATCCTATTCGTATCGTATGTGATACAGATTTAAGAACACCCATTACATCAAAAATTATCAAAACAGCGAATGACATTAAAACATATATCGCTACTTCTTCTATTGATGAAAGTAAGATTGCTCTTTACAGAAAATGTGGTTGTGAAATTATTTATACGAAGAAAAAAGGTAATCATATTGACTTAATGAATTTAATGCAATGTTTAGGAAATATGCAGATAGACAGTCTACTTTTAGAGGGTGGAAGTGCAATGAATTGGAGTGCTCTTGAGCAACAGATTGTTGATGAGGTGCAAATTTATATAGCACCTAAAATATTTGGTGGGAGTGCAAAAAGCCCTGTAAGTGGTCAAGGTGTTGCTTTTCCTAATGACGCCATTATGCTTAAACCATATGCTTTTTCTCAAGTGGGAAATGATTATTTCATAGAAAGCGAAGTGATTTATCCATGTTTACAGGAATAATAGAAGAAATCGGTAAAGTAGAAAGAATACAGAAAGATACTTGTAACTGTAAACTATCCATTAAAGCTTCAAAAATATTAGAGGATATACATTTAGGCGACAGCATAGCAGTCAATGGTATCTGCCTTACAGTTACTTGTTTCACTCGACAATCTTTTACAGTTGATGTGATGAATGAAACATGGAACAGAACGGCTCTTAGCCTGTTAAGACATGGAAGCCTTGTGAATTTAGAAAGAGCTATGCCTATGAATGGCAGGTTGGGCGGTCACATTGTTACGGGGCATATTGATGGGACAGGCAGAATATCGTCTGTGCGTAGAGACAAAAATGCGGTGTGGTATCAAATCAATACGCAAAGAGAAATCTTAAATCTAATTGTTGAAAAAGGTTCGATTGCTATTGACGGTATTAGTCTTACTGTCGCAAAAGTATCGAAAGCAGATTTTTCGGTATCCGTTATCCCTCATACTTTGGAGCAAACAATTCTCAAGAATAAACAAGTCGGGGATATGGTAAACCTTGAAAATGATATATTAGGGAAATATGTGCAGAAACTCATAGACAACAGCAATGAAACAGAGTTGTCGAAAGAGTTGTTATGCCGATACGGATTTTAGCAGAAAGGATAAAGGAATTATGAAATATCAAAAAATAAAAGAGGCATTGCAGGCGTTACAAGAGGGAAAACTTGTTTTGGTTATGGACGATAAAGAGAGAGAAAATGAGGGGGATTTAATTTGTTCGGCACAATTTGCGACAACAGAAAATGTTAATTTTATGGCGACTTATGCAAAAGGCTTAATCTGTATGCCTATGAGTGAAAGTCTGGCTAACAGGCTCATGCTTTCCCCTATGGTTGAAGATAATACAGATAACCATGAAACTGCCTTTACAGTTTCTATTGATTATAAGGATACTACAACAGGTATTTCTGCCGAAGAAAGAGGATTAACGGCTCGTATGTGTGTGACTGAGAATGTAAATCCCTTTGACTTTCGTAGACCGGGGCACATGTTTCCTCTGATTGCAAAGAACGGAGGTGCTTTGGAAAGAAATGGACATACAGAAGCAACGGTTGACCTATTGAGGTTGGCTGGCTTAAAAGAATGTGGCTTATGTTGCGAAATTATGAATGAAAACGGGAAAATGATGAGAACACCTGATTTAATTCAGTTTTCTCAAACACACCATATACCTACCCTCACAATTAAAGAATTACAGGAATACAGAAAAGTATATGATTTGCTTGTAGAATGTGTTTCGGTTGTAGAAATGCCTACAAAATATGGGAATTTCAAAGCACATTGTTATATCAATAAATTGAATGGAGAACATCATGTTGCATTGGTTATGGGAGATTTGAATAATGGAAACGATGTGCTATGTCGTGTCCACTCAGAGTGCTTAACAGGAGATGCCTTTGGCTCTTTACGCTGTGATTGTGGACAGCAGTTAGATAAAGCAATGAAAATGATTGCAGAAAATGGTTCTGGTGTATTGCTTTATATGCGACAAGAGGGACGAGGTATCGGGCTTGTCAATAAACTAAAAGCCTATCATTTACAGGATAACGGTATGGATACACTTGACGCCAACCTTGCATTAGGATTTCAAGGCGATTTAAGAGAATATTATATCGGTGCACAGATTTTAAGAGATTTGGGAATAAAATCATTGCATTTACTTACAAATAATCCTGATAAAGTTTATCAGTTAGAAGATTATGGAATGAAAATTTCAAGCAGAGTACCGATTGAAATAGAAGCAAATCCTTATGATAGTTTTTATCTAAAGACAAAGAAAGACCGAATGGGACACATTTTGAATATGGAGGAAAAATAAATGAACACTTTTGAAGGAAATTTAGTAGCAGAAAATATAAAAATCGGTATTGTTGTAGCAAGATTTAATGAGTTTATAACTTCTAAGCTATTAGCAGGTGCATTAGATAATTTGAAAAGAGAAAATGTTGGTGAAAAGGACATAGAGGTAGCTTGGGTTCCGGGAGCATTTGAAATACCTTTGATAGCGTCTAAAATGGCAAAAAGTAAAAAATATGATGCGATTATTTGTTTGGGAGCAGTTATTCGAGGTAGTACAAGCCATTATGATTATGTGTGTAGTGAGGTATCAAAAGGAATTGCTCAAATCAGTTTAAATACCGAAACACCAGTTATGTTTGGTGTTCTTACGACAGATACGATTGAACAGGCGATAGAACGAGCTGGTAGCAAAGCAGGAAATAAAGGCTCTGAATGTGCACAGGGAGCTATTGAAATGGTAAATCTAATTCGTGCATTAGAGGTATAATATGATTGGGGATTAAAAGGTAAAGCGAAAAAGCATAATAGGCGGAGTGATCCAGACACGGCGGTGGGAAAATCTCTTAGATTTTTCCACCGTTTTTAGTGGCTGGTTCACTCCGGCAGTTGAGCGAGCTTGCGAGCGAACAGTAAGCCCCCGTTATCTAACAAGGGGGGCACAAAAAACAAGAAACAATATACACTACTAAGCGGAAAACGCTGTATTTACAAGGTAAAATCGCTTTTAATAGGGTGTTAACTAAAAAGCACTCATTTAATACATAAAAATTGAATAAGACATAGGAAAGACAGTTGATTTCAAACGAGAAATTGATTGTCTTTTCTTTTGCGGAAATTTAAGTATAGGCAATTATCAAATATGGTAGTTGCCTTTTTTGATTGGAGGAATTGAAGAATGAATGATAAAAACTTTATAGAAGAATTAAGACAAAAGCGTGAAGAATATGGAGTAACACAAAGAAAACTTGCTGTTGCCTGTGGTATCAGTCGTACATATTTTAACCAGATAGAGAATGGGACTGTTGTTCCCTCTGCTGAACTAAAACAAACGATAGAAAAACAGATTGAGCGTTTCAATCCGCAAGAACCACTATTTCTGTTGATTGATTACTTCCGTGTCCGCTTTCCTACGACAGACGCATTAAAGATTATTCGTGAAGTATTACAACTAAAAGCCGATTATATGCTTTATGAAGATTTTGGAAAATACGGATATGAAAGCAAATATGTTTTAGGCGACATCAACATCATGTGTTCCATGCAAGAGCATTTAGGTGTTTTATTAGAACTAAAAGGCAGAGGGTGTCGGCAAATGGAAAGTTATCTATTGGCACAGGAACGCTCATGGTATGACTTTATGCTGGATTGTTTAACGGCAGGTGGTAAGATGAAACGACTTGACTTGGCAATCAATGATAAAGCAGGAATATTAGATATTCCAAAGTTAAAGGAAAAATACAAGGCTGGCGAATGTATCTCCTACTTTCGTATGCAGAAAGATTACAGCGGTACGGAAAAATGTGGTAGCGATTTACCAAAGAATACAGGAGAAACCTTATATCTCGGTTCAACCAGTAGTGAGTTATATATGTGTGCCTATCAGAAAAATTACGAGCAGTATGTCAAAAATGGCATAGAAGTTGAAGATACAGAAATCAAGAACCGTTTTGAAATACGCATGAAGAATGAACGAGCCTATTATGCGGTTGTAGATTTACTGACCTATCGGGACGCTGAACGCACCGCTTTTTCTATCATCAATCATTATGTCCGCTTTGTTGATAGAGAAGATGATAAACCGAAAAGTCAATGGAAAACAAATGATGATTGGGCATGGTTTATAGGGGAAAATAGAGAGCCGATACGATTAACGACTAAACCAGAACCTTATACTTTACAAAAGGCATTACATTGGTTACAAAGACAGGTTGCACCAACCATAAAAATGGTACAAGCATTAGACAGAGAAAATCATACAACGATACTGA encodes:
- the ribD gene encoding bifunctional diaminohydroxyphosphoribosylaminopyrimidine deaminase/5-amino-6-(5-phosphoribosylamino)uracil reductase RibD — its product is MSDTEYMKLAIKLAKKGAGYVNPNPMVGAVIVKDNRIIGQGYHEIFGGLHAERNALKNCRESPVGATLYVTLEPCCHYGKTPPCTEAIIKSGITRVVVGTLDCNPIVSGKGVKVLEENNIQVVIGILEMECQQLIKVFRKYVTRHIPYVFMKYAMTMDGKIATYTNQSKWISGEKARKQVHQFRHKVTAIMVGVNTVIQDDPLLTCRLENGENPIRIVCDTDLRTPITSKIIKTANDIKTYIATSSIDESKIALYRKCGCEIIYTKKKGNHIDLMNLMQCLGNMQIDSLLLEGGSAMNWSALEQQIVDEVQIYIAPKIFGGSAKSPVSGQGVAFPNDAIMLKPYAFSQVGNDYFIESEVIYPCLQE
- the ribE gene encoding riboflavin synthase encodes the protein MFTGIIEEIGKVERIQKDTCNCKLSIKASKILEDIHLGDSIAVNGICLTVTCFTRQSFTVDVMNETWNRTALSLLRHGSLVNLERAMPMNGRLGGHIVTGHIDGTGRISSVRRDKNAVWYQINTQREILNLIVEKGSIAIDGISLTVAKVSKADFSVSVIPHTLEQTILKNKQVGDMVNLENDILGKYVQKLIDNSNETELSKELLCRYGF
- a CDS encoding bifunctional 3,4-dihydroxy-2-butanone-4-phosphate synthase/GTP cyclohydrolase II — translated: MKYQKIKEALQALQEGKLVLVMDDKERENEGDLICSAQFATTENVNFMATYAKGLICMPMSESLANRLMLSPMVEDNTDNHETAFTVSIDYKDTTTGISAEERGLTARMCVTENVNPFDFRRPGHMFPLIAKNGGALERNGHTEATVDLLRLAGLKECGLCCEIMNENGKMMRTPDLIQFSQTHHIPTLTIKELQEYRKVYDLLVECVSVVEMPTKYGNFKAHCYINKLNGEHHVALVMGDLNNGNDVLCRVHSECLTGDAFGSLRCDCGQQLDKAMKMIAENGSGVLLYMRQEGRGIGLVNKLKAYHLQDNGMDTLDANLALGFQGDLREYYIGAQILRDLGIKSLHLLTNNPDKVYQLEDYGMKISSRVPIEIEANPYDSFYLKTKKDRMGHILNMEEK
- the ribH gene encoding 6,7-dimethyl-8-ribityllumazine synthase, with product MNTFEGNLVAENIKIGIVVARFNEFITSKLLAGALDNLKRENVGEKDIEVAWVPGAFEIPLIASKMAKSKKYDAIICLGAVIRGSTSHYDYVCSEVSKGIAQISLNTETPVMFGVLTTDTIEQAIERAGSKAGNKGSECAQGAIEMVNLIRALEV
- a CDS encoding replication initiation factor domain-containing protein gives rise to the protein MNDKNFIEELRQKREEYGVTQRKLAVACGISRTYFNQIENGTVVPSAELKQTIEKQIERFNPQEPLFLLIDYFRVRFPTTDALKIIREVLQLKADYMLYEDFGKYGYESKYVLGDINIMCSMQEHLGVLLELKGRGCRQMESYLLAQERSWYDFMLDCLTAGGKMKRLDLAINDKAGILDIPKLKEKYKAGECISYFRMQKDYSGTEKCGSDLPKNTGETLYLGSTSSELYMCAYQKNYEQYVKNGIEVEDTEIKNRFEIRMKNERAYYAVVDLLTYRDAERTAFSIINHYVRFVDREDDKPKSQWKTNDDWAWFIGENREPIRLTTKPEPYTLQKALHWLQRQVAPTIKMVQALDRENHTTILKDMIEQAELKDKHKHLLQLEKSTIEERIDTAVPQENDGIF